In the genome of Taurinivorans muris, one region contains:
- the ychF gene encoding redox-regulated ATPase YchF: protein MALSIGIVGLPNVGKSTLFNALTKAQNAQAANYPFCTIEPNKATVSVPDKRLEALAELVNPQKIIHATVDFIDIAGLVKGASKGEGLGNQFLANIRECAAILHVVRCFEDENITHVDGSVNPLRDAETIETELIIADIQTVTRKIERLAKQVKADKEAGKSLEECKRLADFLNEGNKASQFDIPEHNEHFKQVWHELSLLTAKKMIYCANVDEEGLEEESAHVKALKEAAQKQGCEAVVVCANLEAELQGLSAEEQAEMLSSYGISESSLVNVVRTGYRTLGLCSYFTAGPQEVRAWTFKQGWKAPQCAGVIHTDFEKGFIRAEVISYADYVKFKSEAACRSAGVLRVEGKEYAVQDGDVMHFLFNV, encoded by the coding sequence ATGGCTTTAAGTATCGGTATTGTCGGACTTCCGAATGTTGGAAAATCAACGCTGTTCAATGCTCTGACAAAGGCGCAGAACGCTCAGGCGGCTAATTATCCTTTTTGCACCATTGAGCCCAACAAGGCTACGGTTTCCGTTCCGGACAAACGCCTGGAAGCTTTGGCGGAATTGGTGAACCCGCAGAAAATCATTCATGCGACCGTTGATTTTATCGACATTGCGGGATTGGTGAAAGGGGCGAGCAAAGGTGAAGGTCTAGGCAATCAATTTTTAGCCAATATTCGTGAATGTGCGGCGATTTTACATGTTGTGCGCTGTTTTGAAGATGAGAACATCACCCATGTGGACGGTTCGGTCAATCCTCTCCGCGATGCGGAAACCATTGAAACGGAACTTATTATTGCCGATATCCAAACCGTGACAAGAAAAATCGAGCGCCTTGCGAAACAGGTGAAAGCGGATAAGGAAGCCGGAAAAAGTTTGGAAGAATGCAAACGTCTTGCGGACTTTCTGAATGAGGGCAATAAGGCGAGCCAATTCGACATTCCGGAACATAATGAGCATTTCAAACAAGTTTGGCATGAACTGAGCCTTTTGACAGCGAAAAAAATGATTTATTGCGCCAATGTGGACGAAGAAGGGCTTGAAGAAGAATCCGCGCATGTGAAAGCTTTGAAAGAAGCCGCTCAAAAACAAGGCTGTGAAGCTGTGGTCGTTTGCGCGAATTTAGAGGCGGAACTGCAGGGGCTTTCAGCTGAAGAACAGGCGGAAATGCTGAGTTCCTACGGAATTTCGGAAAGCTCCCTTGTCAACGTTGTCCGCACGGGATATCGTACGCTCGGGCTTTGCAGTTATTTTACGGCAGGTCCGCAGGAAGTGCGGGCATGGACGTTTAAGCAAGGCTGGAAAGCTCCCCAATGCGCGGGTGTCATTCACACGGATTTTGAAAAGGGTTTTATTCGGGCGGAAGTGATTTCCTATGCCGATTATGTGAAGTTTAAATCCGAAGCTGCCTGCAGAAGTGCGGGCGTATTGCGGGTTGAGGGCAAAGAGTATGCCGTGCAGGACGGCGACGTCATGCATTTTCTCTTCAATGTTTAA
- the ahbB gene encoding siroheme decarboxylase subunit beta, which yields MNFTEKERKVLSIVQSDLPDTLTPYADIAKEAGLCEEEVLALLQRLKEDGTIRRFGASIKHQKTGYNHNAMVAWKIDEDNVDGAAKYAAQSSRISHCYYRPSSAPDWQYTFFTMIHGRTMQECYDVVEELRQNTCLDEYAVLESIKELKKISMTYFDD from the coding sequence GTGAATTTTACGGAAAAAGAACGCAAGGTCCTGAGCATTGTGCAGTCGGATTTGCCTGATACGCTGACTCCCTATGCGGATATTGCAAAGGAAGCCGGGCTTTGCGAAGAGGAAGTGCTCGCCCTTTTGCAAAGGCTTAAAGAGGACGGCACCATACGCCGTTTCGGCGCAAGCATAAAACATCAGAAAACAGGGTATAACCATAATGCTATGGTGGCATGGAAAATCGACGAGGACAACGTTGACGGGGCGGCAAAGTATGCGGCGCAAAGTTCACGCATTTCGCACTGTTATTACCGTCCAAGTTCCGCTCCTGATTGGCAGTATACGTTTTTTACCATGATACACGGCAGAACCATGCAGGAATGTTACGATGTCGTTGAAGAACTGCGTCAAAACACTTGTCTTGACGAATATGCGGTTTTGGAAAGCATTAAAGAATTGAAAAAAATCTCCATGACGTATTTTGATGATTAA
- the hemL gene encoding glutamate-1-semialdehyde 2,1-aminomutase — MNIERSEELFAKANKLIPGGVNSPVRACRNVHCAPLFIESAKGSHIRTVDGMDFIDFIGSWGPMLLGHAHADVDKAVCEAAKRGTSYGAPTEIEVLLAEKVCKALPSCDMVRMVNSGTEATMSALRLARAVTGRNKLVKIIGGYHGHGDAFLASAGSGLATFSIPGTPGVPESTVQDTLLVPYNDLEAAKEIFEKYGNEIAAFFVEPCAGNMGLVLPVAGYLQGLRDLCTKYGALLVFDEVITGFRVSYQGAQGRFGVMPDLTTMGKIIGGGLPVGAYGGKAEYMQRIAPAGDVYQAGTLSGNPLAMAAGLATLDILEKADYAGLEQRVLAFVKELAGILEKKGLSVQYQHIASMFTLFFTDKPVRNFADVENASTAIFESYYKQMREMGIFLSPSAFETAMVSFAHTDDDFNKTLDCAKKLKF; from the coding sequence ATGAATATTGAAAGATCAGAAGAACTCTTTGCAAAAGCGAACAAACTTATTCCCGGAGGGGTGAACAGCCCCGTGCGTGCGTGCCGCAACGTGCATTGCGCCCCTTTGTTTATCGAGTCTGCAAAAGGTTCGCATATCAGAACTGTTGACGGTATGGATTTTATTGATTTTATCGGCTCATGGGGACCCATGCTTTTGGGGCATGCCCATGCGGACGTGGACAAAGCCGTCTGCGAGGCGGCGAAACGCGGCACAAGTTACGGCGCCCCCACGGAAATAGAAGTTTTGCTTGCGGAGAAAGTCTGCAAAGCTCTTCCGTCCTGCGATATGGTGCGCATGGTCAATTCCGGCACGGAGGCGACAATGAGCGCCCTGCGTCTTGCCCGTGCCGTGACAGGCAGGAATAAATTGGTGAAAATCATTGGCGGCTACCACGGGCACGGCGATGCGTTTTTGGCAAGCGCCGGTTCCGGGCTTGCGACGTTTTCAATTCCCGGAACGCCAGGAGTTCCGGAATCGACCGTGCAGGACACTCTGCTTGTGCCTTACAACGATTTGGAGGCGGCTAAGGAAATTTTTGAGAAATACGGCAATGAGATCGCCGCGTTTTTTGTGGAGCCTTGTGCCGGCAATATGGGACTTGTTTTGCCAGTCGCCGGGTACTTGCAGGGTTTGCGTGATCTTTGCACAAAATACGGGGCTCTGCTTGTTTTTGATGAAGTCATTACCGGTTTCAGGGTATCCTATCAGGGAGCTCAGGGACGGTTCGGCGTTATGCCTGATTTGACCACCATGGGCAAAATCATTGGCGGTGGTTTGCCAGTCGGCGCTTATGGCGGCAAGGCGGAATATATGCAGCGCATTGCTCCTGCGGGTGATGTGTATCAGGCGGGAACGCTTTCAGGCAATCCGCTTGCCATGGCGGCAGGTCTTGCGACTTTGGATATTCTTGAAAAAGCCGATTATGCAGGGTTGGAACAGCGCGTGCTCGCTTTTGTGAAAGAGCTTGCGGGTATTTTGGAGAAAAAAGGATTAAGTGTGCAATATCAGCATATTGCTTCTATGTTTACACTTTTCTTTACGGATAAGCCTGTACGCAATTTTGCTGATGTCGAAAACGCTTCCACGGCAATTTTTGAAAGCTATTATAAGCAAATGCGTGAAATGGGCATTTTTCTTTCCCCTTCCGCGTTTGAAACCGCAATGGTTTCTTTCGCCCATACCGACGATGATTTCAATAAGACCCTTGATTGCGCAAAGAAATTGAAATTTTAA
- a CDS encoding YgiQ family radical SAM protein: protein MQEKINNYQQKRKKYSQKNSRNGNAVPQNSRPMKEKTRNFPAKQNKIQTRQPPEACEKFLPLCREDMRLKGWDELDILLVSGDAYIDHPAFAAALLGRYLEHYGFKVGIITQPDWKDPAIIEKIQAMGRPRLFAGISAGAVDSMLAHYTAFRKKRHDDAYTPNGQCGARPNRAVTVYTSLIKQAFPYLPVIAGGIEASLRRLSHYDFWSDSLRKSILADAKLDLAVYGMGEKALLEIAVRLRDFYQKHPELSWDSPVLQKAKDKKPWQQVLKNIDGTCRIIKTEEIVRLPENTVILPSHDDILHSPKLLLEATLESEKHIHHADHCLVQAFDRDRAVLVEKPARRLGTEELDLLYALPFQRKAHPRYQGKIPAESMMKTSMTSHRGCGGGCSFCSLALHQGRKIASRSEKSLLDEARNIAGSKGFDGSISDIGGPSANMWQASCALEEKAKTQGKNFKCGRASCLTPDLCPHFLVDQEKHLALLRKVKKISNIKNVRIASGVRFDLALTQKKALESYAGEFTGGQLKVAPEHCSENVLKLMRKPGMDKFETFLQAFYGYCKKINKEQYVIPYLLSGFPGCTDENMRELASWLKERNWKPRQVQCFIPTPGTVATAMYYAECDSQGKTIFVAKTDAERLRQHGILMGTAIHPEDDSFYD from the coding sequence ATGCAGGAAAAAATTAATAATTATCAACAAAAAAGAAAAAAGTACTCCCAAAAAAATTCCCGAAACGGAAACGCCGTTCCTCAAAATTCACGCCCCATGAAAGAAAAAACACGCAATTTTCCGGCGAAACAAAATAAAATTCAAACGCGGCAGCCTCCTGAAGCCTGCGAAAAATTCCTTCCTTTGTGCCGTGAAGACATGCGCTTGAAAGGTTGGGACGAGCTGGACATTTTGCTTGTTTCCGGTGACGCGTATATTGACCATCCCGCTTTCGCGGCGGCTTTGCTTGGGCGCTATCTGGAGCATTACGGCTTCAAAGTCGGCATTATCACCCAACCCGACTGGAAAGACCCCGCAATCATCGAAAAAATCCAAGCGATGGGACGCCCCCGTCTTTTTGCCGGCATCAGCGCAGGTGCCGTGGACAGCATGCTCGCCCATTACACAGCCTTTCGCAAAAAACGCCATGATGACGCCTATACCCCGAACGGACAATGCGGAGCAAGACCGAATAGAGCCGTGACCGTTTACACTTCCCTTATAAAACAGGCATTTCCATACCTTCCGGTTATAGCGGGGGGGATTGAGGCAAGCCTGCGCAGGCTCAGCCATTATGATTTTTGGTCTGACAGCCTCAGAAAATCAATCCTTGCGGACGCAAAACTCGATTTGGCTGTTTACGGAATGGGCGAGAAAGCCCTGCTTGAAATCGCCGTCAGACTTCGTGATTTTTACCAGAAACACCCCGAACTTTCCTGGGACAGCCCCGTGCTGCAAAAAGCCAAGGACAAAAAGCCGTGGCAGCAGGTTCTCAAAAATATTGACGGAACATGCCGGATAATCAAAACGGAAGAGATTGTCCGCTTACCTGAAAACACCGTTATTCTGCCCTCTCACGATGACATTCTGCATTCTCCCAAATTATTGTTGGAAGCGACGCTTGAGAGCGAAAAGCATATCCACCATGCAGACCATTGCCTTGTTCAAGCTTTTGACAGGGACAGAGCCGTGCTGGTTGAAAAGCCAGCACGAAGGCTCGGCACGGAAGAGCTGGATCTGCTCTATGCGCTTCCTTTCCAGCGCAAAGCCCACCCCCGCTATCAAGGAAAAATCCCCGCCGAAAGCATGATGAAAACAAGCATGACGAGCCACAGAGGCTGCGGAGGAGGATGTTCCTTTTGCTCCCTCGCTTTGCACCAGGGCAGAAAAATCGCTTCCCGCAGCGAAAAATCCCTGCTTGATGAAGCGCGGAATATTGCCGGTTCCAAGGGCTTCGACGGTTCAATCAGCGACATAGGCGGACCGTCCGCCAATATGTGGCAAGCCTCCTGCGCCTTGGAAGAAAAAGCAAAAACGCAAGGCAAAAATTTCAAGTGCGGACGTGCTTCCTGCCTGACCCCCGATCTTTGCCCCCATTTTCTTGTCGACCAAGAAAAACATCTTGCTTTGCTCAGAAAAGTTAAAAAAATCAGCAACATTAAAAATGTGCGTATCGCAAGCGGCGTGCGTTTCGATTTAGCTCTGACCCAAAAAAAAGCTCTTGAAAGCTATGCCGGAGAATTTACGGGAGGACAGCTCAAAGTCGCCCCTGAACATTGTTCTGAAAACGTGCTAAAGCTTATGCGTAAACCCGGCATGGACAAATTTGAAACGTTTTTACAGGCGTTTTATGGGTACTGCAAAAAAATCAATAAGGAACAATATGTTATTCCATACCTTTTAAGCGGGTTTCCGGGGTGCACCGATGAGAACATGAGGGAACTCGCCTCTTGGCTCAAAGAAAGAAATTGGAAGCCAAGGCAGGTGCAATGCTTTATTCCGACGCCGGGAACGGTTGCGACCGCAATGTATTATGCCGAATGCGACTCACAGGGAAAAACCATCTTTGTCGCCAAAACCGACGCCGAACGGCTGCGGCAGCACGGTATTTTGATGGGCACAGCCATACATCCCGAAGACGATAGTTTTTACGATTGA
- a CDS encoding branched-chain amino acid ABC transporter substrate-binding protein, with protein MSKVFLKGVLTAFLGAVLTCGSAFAADTIKIGVPGAHSGELASYGLPTLNAVNLVADEYNAKGGILGKQVEVIAFDDACKAEIATNAATKLISDGVVGVIGHICSPAGKAAMPLYNNAKVISISGSITSPAMTLSGENPYFFRTVANDTASAIVGAGYVINNLKAKKVAILHDNSEYGKGYAEQAADYLKKNSDIEIVLFEAITPGAADYSSVIRKVRRVDADVLMWGGYYPEASKLLSNMNSLDAVIPMIGPDGLKDLGFVELAGADAENVYASGPTDTSSNPVSKYYAEKHMAKYGSTPGAFFDNAVSAALALMNAIEKAGTTDSAKVIDALHKEEIETAVGSIHFDEHGDAVGVGMSIYQIQNGQYVEMK; from the coding sequence ATGTCCAAAGTATTTTTAAAGGGTGTGTTGACAGCTTTTTTGGGAGCTGTGTTGACTTGCGGTTCTGCTTTTGCCGCCGATACGATTAAAATCGGTGTTCCGGGCGCTCATTCCGGCGAACTTGCTTCTTATGGTTTACCAACGCTTAATGCTGTAAATCTCGTCGCTGACGAATACAACGCCAAGGGCGGCATTCTCGGCAAGCAAGTAGAAGTTATTGCTTTTGACGACGCTTGTAAAGCAGAAATTGCTACCAACGCCGCGACAAAACTTATTTCTGACGGTGTTGTCGGTGTTATCGGACATATTTGTTCCCCTGCCGGTAAAGCCGCAATGCCTTTATATAACAACGCCAAAGTGATTTCCATTTCAGGTTCCATCACCTCTCCCGCAATGACATTGAGCGGAGAAAACCCTTATTTCTTCCGTACCGTGGCTAACGACACCGCTTCCGCGATTGTCGGCGCAGGCTATGTCATCAACAATCTTAAAGCGAAGAAAGTCGCCATTCTTCATGACAACAGCGAATACGGCAAAGGTTATGCGGAACAGGCTGCCGATTACCTGAAGAAAAACAGCGATATCGAAATCGTTCTTTTTGAAGCTATCACTCCAGGTGCCGCCGATTATTCTTCCGTTATCCGCAAAGTGCGCCGTGTTGATGCGGACGTGTTGATGTGGGGCGGTTATTACCCTGAAGCTTCAAAACTTCTTTCCAATATGAACAGTTTGGATGCTGTTATTCCCATGATCGGTCCTGACGGATTGAAAGACTTGGGCTTTGTTGAATTGGCAGGCGCTGACGCCGAAAATGTTTACGCATCCGGTCCTACCGACACTTCTTCAAACCCCGTAAGCAAATACTATGCGGAAAAACATATGGCAAAATACGGCTCAACTCCCGGCGCATTTTTTGATAACGCCGTTTCAGCGGCTCTTGCGCTCATGAATGCCATTGAAAAAGCGGGAACAACCGATTCCGCCAAAGTGATTGACGCATTGCATAAAGAAGAAATTGAAACTGCTGTCGGTTCCATTCACTTTGACGAACATGGTGACGCTGTCGGTGTCGGCATGTCCATTTATCAAATCCAAAACGGTCAATATGTTGAAATGAAATAA
- a CDS encoding branched-chain amino acid ABC transporter permease — translation MDWQYFLEILFSGLTRGSIYALIALGYTMVYGIIELINFAHGEIYMLGAFTAFIVAGILGSMGFSASAILVIAAFVAIIWCVAYGYTMEKIAYKPLRGQSRLAPLISAIGMSIFLQNYVQLAQTAEFLRFPIRMPRVEFLDVLGGILRSSDFVILVTSAFIMVCLSVFIRYTKLGKAMRATAQNRKMAMLLGIDADKIISLTFIVGSGLAALGGTLIATHTMQVGFGIGFIAGMKAFTAAVLGGIGSIPGAMLGGLVLGLAESFTTGYFAGDYEDVLAFVLLVLILIFRPSGILGKAKVQKV, via the coding sequence ATGGATTGGCAGTATTTTTTAGAAATTTTGTTTAGCGGTCTGACTCGTGGAAGTATTTACGCCTTGATAGCTCTCGGATATACCATGGTTTACGGTATTATCGAGCTTATTAACTTCGCTCATGGTGAAATTTATATGCTTGGGGCGTTTACGGCTTTTATTGTAGCTGGAATTCTGGGCTCAATGGGATTTTCTGCCAGTGCGATTCTTGTTATTGCTGCTTTTGTCGCGATTATTTGGTGCGTGGCGTATGGCTACACCATGGAAAAAATCGCTTATAAGCCTCTTCGCGGACAATCCCGCTTGGCTCCTCTTATTTCCGCTATCGGTATGTCCATCTTTTTGCAAAACTATGTGCAGCTGGCGCAAACGGCGGAATTTTTACGTTTCCCCATCCGCATGCCCCGTGTTGAATTTTTGGATGTTCTTGGCGGAATTTTGCGTTCTTCCGATTTCGTAATTCTTGTGACAAGCGCTTTCATCATGGTCTGTCTTTCTGTTTTCATCCGTTATACGAAACTTGGCAAGGCTATGCGCGCCACAGCTCAAAATAGAAAAATGGCAATGCTTTTAGGCATTGATGCAGATAAAATCATTTCTTTAACGTTCATTGTCGGTTCCGGACTTGCCGCTCTCGGCGGTACGCTTATTGCGACCCATACCATGCAGGTGGGCTTCGGTATCGGTTTCATCGCCGGCATGAAAGCGTTCACCGCCGCTGTTTTGGGCGGTATCGGCTCAATTCCAGGAGCCATGCTTGGCGGGCTTGTTCTCGGTCTTGCCGAAAGCTTCACAACAGGGTATTTCGCAGGCGATTACGAAGATGTGCTCGCTTTTGTGTTGCTTGTCCTCATTTTGATTTTCCGTCCTTCCGGAATTCTTGGGAAAGCTAAAGTTCAAAAGGTTTAG
- a CDS encoding ABC transporter permease subunit, with amino-acid sequence MFTPKRLIRSALISIWFMILVFPIVGIRIIKRAPEFFYDRVLVIGAITFVLAVLWSWYFEVYKDRDLSKGISSQVSRKFSALSEKITNDKNTALKLILVLFIVFMILPVFTSMYQTTVYSLAFLYVMLALGLNIVVGIAGQLVLGYAAFYAVGAYTYALLNQYLGLGFWTCLPIAGFITVIAGLLLAFPVLRLRGDYLAIVTLGFGEIVRLLLINWANFTGGNRGIANIPRPGLFGLELSPEASTIYIYYLCLFAAIITIIIVARLINSRVGLALQALREDEIASEAMGIDLRKIKLSAFALGSCWAGFAGVLFAARNSYINPTSFTFMDSAMILSMVVLGGMGSIVGVALAALVLTLLPEYLRAFSEYRMLIFGLLMVTMMVFRPQGIIPPAKRKYYPTALQNEENS; translated from the coding sequence ATGTTTACCCCGAAACGTCTTATCCGTTCTGCGTTGATCAGCATATGGTTTATGATTTTGGTCTTTCCTATCGTAGGAATTAGAATTATTAAACGCGCTCCTGAATTTTTTTACGACAGGGTCCTTGTCATCGGTGCTATCACTTTTGTGCTTGCCGTCTTATGGTCTTGGTATTTTGAAGTATACAAGGACAGGGATTTAAGCAAAGGGATTTCTTCGCAGGTTTCCCGAAAATTTTCCGCTTTGTCTGAAAAAATCACCAATGATAAGAATACCGCTTTAAAATTAATTCTTGTCCTTTTCATTGTGTTCATGATTTTGCCGGTGTTTACTTCGATGTATCAAACAACCGTGTATTCGCTTGCTTTTCTCTATGTCATGCTCGCCCTCGGACTGAATATTGTCGTGGGTATCGCGGGGCAGCTTGTGCTCGGTTATGCCGCCTTTTACGCTGTCGGTGCGTATACGTACGCCTTATTGAACCAATACCTCGGCTTGGGATTTTGGACATGTCTGCCCATAGCAGGCTTTATCACCGTTATCGCGGGCTTGCTTCTCGCTTTTCCGGTGCTCAGGCTCCGCGGGGACTATTTGGCGATTGTCACCTTGGGATTTGGTGAAATTGTAAGACTTTTGCTTATCAACTGGGCGAACTTCACAGGAGGAAACCGCGGAATTGCGAATATTCCAAGACCCGGTTTGTTCGGTTTGGAACTCAGCCCGGAAGCTTCCACGATTTATATTTATTATTTATGTCTTTTTGCCGCCATTATCACCATTATCATTGTGGCAAGGCTTATCAATTCCCGTGTGGGACTTGCGCTGCAAGCGTTGAGAGAAGATGAAATCGCCAGTGAGGCGATGGGAATCGACCTTCGGAAAATCAAACTCTCCGCTTTTGCTTTGGGTTCTTGCTGGGCAGGTTTTGCAGGGGTGCTTTTCGCCGCCCGAAATTCCTATATCAATCCTACCAGTTTTACGTTTATGGATTCCGCCATGATTTTAAGCATGGTTGTTTTAGGCGGTATGGGTTCCATTGTGGGAGTGGCGCTTGCAGCCCTTGTTTTGACGCTTTTGCCGGAATATTTGCGCGCTTTTTCAGAATACCGCATGCTTATTTTCGGTTTGCTCATGGTTACCATGATGGTATTCCGTCCGCAGGGCATTATTCCGCCTGCCAAGAGAAAATATTATCCAACTGCTTTGCAGAATGAAGAAAATAGTTGA
- a CDS encoding ABC transporter ATP-binding protein, translating to MHTDQKPILEVKSLSKNFGGLRALNDVDMHILPKEIVALIGPNGAGKTTFFNCVTGIYVPTEGEVWAGREGHENKKLNGIVPHEITKYGLARTFQNIRLFSSMTVLENVMVGRHTRTKAGIVNAIFRGGAFKKEEQDTVDRGYELLKEVGLEKHWKDEACNLPYGAQRRLEIARALATEPFLLFLDEPAAGMNPQETVELKELVLRIREKFNLSILLIEHDMGMVMSLSDRIYVMEYGSRIAAGTPDEIRHNPQVIRAYLGESEDA from the coding sequence ATGCATACTGATCAAAAACCGATTTTAGAAGTGAAGTCTTTATCCAAAAACTTTGGCGGGCTCCGTGCATTGAATGATGTGGATATGCATATTCTTCCTAAGGAAATAGTGGCATTAATCGGTCCCAACGGTGCCGGAAAGACAACGTTTTTCAACTGTGTGACAGGAATTTACGTCCCTACGGAAGGGGAAGTCTGGGCAGGCCGCGAAGGGCATGAGAATAAGAAATTGAATGGGATTGTTCCGCATGAAATCACCAAATACGGGCTTGCGAGAACGTTCCAAAACATTCGTTTGTTTTCTTCCATGACAGTGCTTGAAAATGTCATGGTCGGCAGGCACACGCGGACAAAAGCGGGTATTGTCAACGCAATTTTCAGAGGCGGCGCCTTTAAGAAAGAAGAACAGGATACGGTGGACAGGGGCTACGAGCTCTTGAAAGAAGTGGGGCTTGAAAAGCATTGGAAAGACGAAGCCTGCAATCTTCCTTACGGTGCGCAGCGCCGCTTGGAAATCGCCAGAGCTTTGGCGACAGAACCGTTCCTTTTGTTTTTGGACGAACCTGCCGCCGGCATGAACCCGCAGGAAACCGTGGAACTGAAAGAACTTGTTTTGCGTATCCGTGAAAAATTCAATCTTTCCATTTTATTGATAGAACACGATATGGGCATGGTCATGTCTTTATCCGACAGAATTTACGTCATGGAATACGGTTCCCGTATCGCAGCCGGAACGCCTGATGAGATACGCCATAATCCGCAAGTTATCCGTGCATATTTAGGAGAGTCAGAAGATGCTTGA
- a CDS encoding ABC transporter ATP-binding protein has translation MLELKNIFTFYGNIPALRDVSLTVNEGEIVSLIGANGAGKSTTLMTICGGIRPRSGEIFYNKKPIHVLAPNEIVKLGISQVPEGRLIFPDLTVQENLELGAFLRNDKAQIKEDMEYIFSLFPILAQRYKQAGGTLSGGEQQMLAISRALMGRPKLLLLDEPSLGLAPIIIQQIFQIIQRINSRGTTVFLVEQNANQALKIADRAYVMENCKIVKEDKADNLLKDDSVRKAYLGM, from the coding sequence ATGCTTGAGCTTAAAAATATTTTTACGTTTTACGGGAACATCCCTGCTCTTCGTGATGTAAGCTTAACTGTGAACGAAGGGGAAATCGTCAGTTTGATCGGCGCCAACGGCGCGGGCAAAAGCACGACGCTTATGACCATTTGCGGCGGTATCAGACCGAGAAGCGGCGAAATCTTCTATAATAAGAAACCTATCCATGTGCTGGCTCCCAATGAAATCGTAAAATTGGGCATAAGTCAGGTTCCGGAGGGACGGCTTATTTTTCCGGACCTTACCGTGCAGGAGAATTTGGAATTGGGCGCTTTTTTAAGAAATGACAAAGCGCAGATAAAAGAAGACATGGAATATATTTTTTCGCTTTTTCCTATCCTTGCCCAACGGTACAAGCAGGCGGGAGGCACGCTTTCAGGCGGTGAACAGCAAATGCTCGCCATTTCAAGGGCTCTTATGGGCAGACCGAAACTCCTTTTGCTTGACGAGCCTTCACTCGGCTTGGCGCCTATCATTATTCAGCAGATTTTTCAAATCATTCAGAGAATCAACAGCCGCGGCACAACGGTTTTCTTGGTGGAACAAAATGCGAACCAAGCTCTGAAAATCGCCGACAGGGCGTATGTGATGGAGAACTGCAAAATTGTCAAGGAAGATAAGGCGGATAATTTGTTAAAAGACGATTCTGTAAGAAAAGCCTATTTAGGTATGTGA